Proteins encoded within one genomic window of Spirulina major PCC 6313:
- a CDS encoding putative bifunctional diguanylate cyclase/phosphodiesterase gives MSERRRQETQRLSGVGFWELDHKNGDLYWSEEIYAIYGLDGEALSPDYGLFLDLIYDDDRDFVHQAYQASIQEQTEYSLRYRIKAAGTVKWIEARGVTLYDEQGNADRSIGTAQDITEIITAQQKIEHLAYHDALTDLPNRKFFADRLNAAVQTARRDRIPVAVVFIDLDNFKLINDRHGHAVGDEVLVGVAHRLQRSAGPKDFFARIGGDEFAGVLVNEADINAAVRRLQCAIEDVYGTPVGTFEITASIGVTLYPTDNVEPEVLLRHADQAMYEAKENGKSRVCFFDTETHQLKLSRRDLLRAIATAIRNDEFVLYYQPKISLRDGVPVGAEALLRWFNGDQSYSPTEITTAIQDTELEWELDNWVIRTALAHSKLLDQHGVAGPFSVNVNPRTIENRNFPDRLAALLTSAKVSGEVLEIEILEVASIKNFDRTRTILQQCKALGVRVSLDDFGTGYSSLTHLHALPIDVLKIDQRFIKELHRDSKSLALVQSILAIAHAHHINVIAEGIESDAIAHILQQFDCACGQGYALARPMAINDYIAWAQHWEPAPFQARLNHASPPNAPRVQN, from the coding sequence GTGTCTGAGCGCCGACGACAGGAGACACAACGTCTATCTGGAGTTGGATTTTGGGAGCTTGACCACAAAAATGGCGATCTTTATTGGTCTGAAGAGATTTACGCCATTTATGGCTTAGACGGTGAAGCCCTAAGCCCCGATTATGGACTTTTTTTGGACTTGATTTACGATGACGATCGTGATTTTGTCCATCAGGCTTATCAGGCTTCTATCCAAGAGCAAACGGAGTATTCCCTCCGGTATCGCATCAAGGCTGCGGGGACGGTGAAATGGATCGAGGCGCGAGGCGTGACCCTCTACGATGAGCAGGGGAACGCGGATCGGTCGATCGGGACGGCTCAGGATATTACGGAAATTATCACCGCTCAGCAAAAAATCGAGCATTTGGCGTACCATGATGCCCTCACGGATTTGCCCAATCGTAAGTTTTTTGCCGATCGCTTAAATGCAGCGGTGCAGACGGCGCGTCGCGATCGCATCCCTGTCGCGGTGGTATTTATTGACCTAGACAATTTCAAGCTCATCAACGATCGCCACGGCCATGCCGTCGGTGATGAAGTCCTGGTCGGAGTTGCCCACCGATTACAGCGGAGTGCAGGCCCTAAGGACTTCTTTGCACGGATTGGGGGCGATGAGTTTGCGGGGGTGTTGGTGAATGAGGCGGACATCAATGCAGCGGTGCGCCGTCTGCAATGTGCGATCGAAGATGTCTATGGAACACCCGTGGGAACCTTTGAGATCACCGCCAGCATTGGTGTGACCCTCTACCCCACTGACAACGTTGAGCCAGAAGTCTTGCTGCGCCATGCAGACCAGGCCATGTACGAAGCCAAGGAAAATGGGAAATCGCGCGTCTGTTTCTTTGACACCGAAACCCACCAACTCAAATTATCGCGACGTGACCTGCTCAGGGCGATCGCAACGGCCATCCGTAATGATGAATTCGTTCTCTACTATCAACCCAAAATCAGCCTGCGTGATGGTGTTCCTGTGGGCGCAGAAGCACTTCTGCGGTGGTTTAACGGCGATCAGTCCTATTCCCCCACGGAGATCACCACTGCCATTCAAGATACAGAGTTGGAGTGGGAACTGGACAACTGGGTGATTCGCACTGCCCTCGCCCATAGCAAGCTGTTGGATCAGCATGGGGTCGCTGGCCCCTTCAGCGTCAACGTCAATCCGAGAACGATTGAGAATCGAAACTTCCCCGATCGGTTGGCGGCATTATTGACGAGCGCGAAGGTGTCTGGTGAGGTGTTGGAGATCGAAATTTTGGAGGTTGCATCGATTAAGAATTTTGACCGCACCCGTACCATTCTCCAGCAGTGTAAGGCCCTGGGGGTGCGGGTGTCCTTGGATGATTTTGGGACGGGCTATTCATCTTTAACCCATCTCCACGCCCTGCCCATTGATGTGTTGAAGATCGATCAACGGTTCATCAAAGAGCTTCACCGCGACTCGAAAAGTCTGGCACTGGTACAGAGTATTTTAGCGATCGCCCACGCTCACCACATTAATGTGATTGCCGAAGGGATCGAATCCGATGCGATCGCCCACATTCTCCAGCAGTTTGACTGCGCCTGTGGCCAAGGCTACGCCCTCGCCCGTCCCATGGCCATCAACGACTACATCGCTTGGGCCCAGCATTGGGAGCCTGCCCCCTTTCAAGCGCGATTAAATCACGCCTCACCCCCAAACGCGCCTAGAGTTCAAAATTAA
- a CDS encoding NUDIX hydrolase, translated as MAYCYDFPRPALTVDCVVFGLDEQNSLKVLLIRRNLPPFKGEWALPGGFVRPDETLEQSARRELGEETGVKDIFLEQLYTFGAVERDPRDRIITVAYYALVNLTEHTINATTDADEAKWFPIDALPSLAFDHLHIFQQALQRLKGKLRYEPIGFELLPQKFPLSQLQHLYETVLGKPLDKRNFRKKILKMGLLTALEEWQTDVAHRAARLYAFDPEQYQELKQQGFNFEL; from the coding sequence ATGGCCTATTGTTACGATTTTCCCCGCCCGGCCCTGACCGTTGATTGTGTTGTCTTTGGGCTAGATGAGCAAAACAGTTTAAAAGTGCTCCTGATTCGGCGTAACCTTCCCCCCTTCAAAGGGGAATGGGCCTTACCCGGCGGCTTTGTTCGTCCCGATGAAACCCTCGAACAGTCGGCCCGACGCGAACTCGGCGAAGAAACCGGTGTCAAGGATATTTTCTTAGAACAGCTTTATACCTTTGGGGCAGTGGAACGTGATCCCCGCGATCGCATCATCACCGTCGCCTATTACGCCCTCGTCAACCTCACCGAACACACCATCAACGCCACCACCGATGCCGACGAAGCCAAATGGTTTCCCATTGATGCCCTGCCCAGCCTCGCCTTCGACCATCTCCACATTTTCCAACAGGCCCTCCAACGCCTCAAAGGGAAACTCCGCTACGAACCCATCGGCTTTGAACTCCTGCCCCAAAAATTCCCCCTCTCCCAACTTCAGCACCTCTACGAAACCGTCCTCGGCAAGCCCCTCGACAAACGCAACTTTCGCAAGAAAATCCTCAAAATGGGACTCCTCACCGCCCTCGAAGAATGGCAAACCGATGTCGCCCATCGCGCCGCTCGCCTCTACGCCTTCGACCCGGAACAATACCAAGAGTTAAAACAGCAGGGGTTTAATTTTGAACTCTAG
- a CDS encoding ABC transporter substrate-binding protein, whose product MVSPHPISRLTRRQWLRYSGLVAASMGTTAVLNSCARWQPPVDDPVVRVGYLPITDASALLAAYDKGFYRAEGLEASRPKSYRSWAAIAQGFMDREVNVIHILMPTAIWMRYGVQFPGRVVAWNHTNGSALTVLPTVNQVTDLGGRSLAIPSWYSIHNVVLQMLLRHHGLTPMIQKPGDRVAADQVGLQVLSPLDMLDALQLEAIAGYIVAEPYNSAAETRQSGKILRLTGDVWKDHACCVVLMHDDDVQNRPDWTQRIVNAVVKAQQWAQWNRPELAHLLSQAGGNYMPHSLAILERVLTHNDHDFYRRQGAIQHPEWRSRRVDFQPYPFPSYTEALIKACQTTQFAEDVPWLNSLDPTQSAAELVDPSFVRQALDSVGGPQAFGLALDLNRTELIQV is encoded by the coding sequence ATGGTTTCTCCCCATCCAATTTCACGCCTGACCCGTCGGCAATGGCTGCGCTACAGCGGCTTGGTGGCAGCATCGATGGGCACAACGGCAGTTTTGAATAGTTGCGCCCGCTGGCAGCCCCCCGTTGATGATCCCGTTGTCCGGGTGGGATATTTGCCGATTACCGATGCTTCGGCCTTGTTGGCGGCCTACGATAAGGGCTTTTATCGGGCGGAGGGCTTAGAAGCCTCGCGGCCCAAGTCTTACCGTTCCTGGGCGGCGATCGCCCAAGGGTTTATGGATCGTGAGGTGAATGTGATCCATATCCTGATGCCAACGGCGATCTGGATGCGCTATGGGGTGCAGTTTCCCGGTCGGGTGGTGGCCTGGAACCACACCAACGGGTCGGCCTTGACGGTGCTGCCGACGGTGAATCAGGTGACGGATCTTGGCGGGCGATCGCTGGCGATTCCCTCATGGTACTCAATCCATAATGTGGTGCTGCAAATGCTCCTGCGTCATCACGGCCTGACCCCCATGATCCAAAAACCAGGGGACAGGGTGGCCGCCGATCAGGTGGGTTTACAGGTGTTGTCGCCCCTCGATATGCTCGATGCGCTCCAACTCGAAGCGATCGCCGGCTACATCGTCGCCGAACCCTACAACTCCGCCGCCGAAACCCGGCAAAGCGGTAAAATCCTGCGGCTGACGGGAGATGTGTGGAAAGACCACGCCTGTTGTGTGGTGCTGATGCATGATGATGACGTGCAAAACCGGCCCGACTGGACACAACGAATTGTGAACGCCGTCGTCAAGGCCCAACAGTGGGCCCAATGGAATCGACCGGAACTGGCGCATTTGCTCTCCCAAGCCGGGGGCAACTATATGCCCCATTCCCTCGCCATCCTCGAACGGGTGCTGACCCATAATGATCATGATTTTTATCGCCGCCAAGGAGCGATTCAACATCCGGAATGGCGATCGCGCCGCGTTGACTTTCAACCCTACCCCTTTCCCTCCTACACCGAAGCCCTGATCAAAGCCTGCCAAACCACTCAATTCGCAGAGGACGTTCCATGGTTAAATAGCCTAGACCCCACCCAGTCCGCCGCAGAATTGGTTGATCCATCCTTCGTGCGGCAGGCCTTGGACTCCGTGGGCGGTCCCCAAGCCTTTGGGTTGGCCCTGGATTTAAACCGCACTGAATTGATTCAAGTGTAG
- a CDS encoding HAMP domain-containing histidine kinase, with the protein MTAPSLRQALRPSWSLTQFIQFGLVAIAVLTVLMVGGSLTVLSYQAHLDEAWQLQQARVQAAVGDIESHLNGLQYPFNYFSKVRGLSRIEPDAQQRFLEGLTRTNHAYEVVAIFDRQGEFRAGVAPYQAGDAEQAFLISHRQMVRRVLNRSEQLLSPVTLDTDRQTLLVTIATPLYDASDQLDGVLLASVNLEGLNGIIAQTSVGRNGSIYIVDRRQRVLTKTRNVETAHHTGQLERLPNAIASRILHSDPSNRFKIYQGLQGQSVLGVTALVYSVGWYVVVELPVMEVYAPVWKLMTMMLWTGGGAIAIAIAVGLGITRRIVKPLHRLTHAAEAISDGDFQTRVQIDQTNELGTLATAFNVMMERMEAAFADLGTKNQELGNALQELKTTQLQLIQTEKMSSLGRLVAGIAHEINNPITFIHGNLLHAKFYATTLLELVHLYQTYYPEPHPVLANALVEAELDFIEQDFPQLIQSMQDGSKRVEAIVTSLRNFSRLDEAQLKVVDVHEGIENTLLLLQSKLQCNLDGPPIALQKDYGMLPPVECYPALINQVLFNLLENAILALNPYCNAQGDRQPTITITTAHELGGRDRETGSATPGIMIAIADNGVGIPPDVQSQMFDPFFTTRPIGQGTGLGLALSYKIIVEKHRGSIDCQSTPAQGSCFRFWLPIDHSLSGLKRV; encoded by the coding sequence ATGACAGCACCCTCCCTGCGTCAAGCCTTGCGCCCCTCTTGGTCGCTGACCCAATTCATTCAATTCGGCTTAGTGGCGATCGCTGTGCTGACGGTCTTGATGGTAGGAGGGAGTTTAACGGTCTTAAGTTATCAAGCCCACCTAGACGAGGCCTGGCAACTTCAGCAAGCACGAGTCCAAGCCGCCGTCGGCGACATTGAATCCCATCTCAACGGGCTGCAATATCCGTTTAACTACTTCAGCAAAGTCCGAGGTCTGAGTCGGATTGAACCCGATGCTCAACAGCGTTTCCTCGAAGGCTTAACCCGGACAAACCATGCCTATGAAGTCGTGGCTATCTTTGATCGTCAGGGTGAATTCCGGGCGGGGGTCGCCCCCTATCAAGCCGGAGATGCGGAGCAGGCATTTTTGATTTCCCATCGGCAAATGGTGCGGCGTGTGCTCAATCGCTCGGAACAGCTTCTGAGTCCGGTGACGTTAGATACTGATCGCCAAACCCTTTTGGTAACCATCGCCACGCCCCTCTATGATGCGTCCGATCAACTCGATGGGGTGTTGCTCGCATCGGTCAATTTAGAAGGCCTGAATGGGATTATTGCCCAAACCTCCGTTGGTCGGAATGGGTCGATCTACATTGTCGATCGGCGTCAGCGCGTCCTGACCAAAACCCGAAATGTTGAGACGGCTCACCACACCGGTCAATTAGAGCGTCTCCCGAATGCCATTGCTTCCCGTATTTTGCACAGCGATCCCTCTAATCGATTCAAGATCTATCAGGGATTGCAGGGCCAATCGGTGTTGGGGGTGACGGCGTTGGTGTATAGCGTTGGGTGGTATGTGGTGGTGGAGTTGCCGGTGATGGAGGTGTATGCTCCGGTGTGGAAGTTGATGACGATGATGCTGTGGACGGGTGGGGGGGCGATCGCGATCGCGATCGCCGTCGGGCTTGGGATCACGCGCCGCATCGTTAAGCCGCTGCATCGCTTGACCCACGCCGCCGAAGCGATTAGTGATGGGGATTTTCAAACCCGTGTCCAGATTGACCAAACCAACGAACTCGGCACATTGGCCACGGCCTTCAATGTGATGATGGAACGGATGGAGGCGGCGTTTGCGGATCTTGGGACGAAAAATCAAGAACTGGGCAATGCGCTCCAGGAGTTAAAAACTACGCAACTCCAACTCATCCAAACGGAAAAAATGTCCAGCTTGGGGCGTTTGGTGGCGGGGATTGCCCACGAAATCAATAATCCGATCACCTTCATCCATGGAAATCTACTCCACGCCAAATTTTACGCCACGACCCTGTTGGAATTGGTTCACCTTTACCAAACCTACTATCCTGAGCCTCATCCGGTGTTGGCGAATGCCTTGGTCGAAGCTGAGCTTGACTTTATTGAACAGGATTTTCCCCAGTTGATTCAGTCGATGCAGGACGGCTCGAAGCGGGTGGAGGCGATTGTGACCTCGTTGCGGAATTTTTCGCGCTTGGATGAGGCGCAGTTGAAAGTGGTGGATGTGCATGAGGGGATTGAAAATACGCTGCTCCTGCTCCAAAGCAAGCTTCAATGCAATCTTGATGGGCCGCCGATCGCCCTCCAAAAAGACTACGGCATGTTGCCCCCGGTGGAGTGCTACCCGGCGTTGATTAATCAGGTGCTGTTTAATCTGCTCGAAAACGCGATTCTTGCCCTCAATCCCTACTGCAATGCTCAGGGCGATCGCCAACCGACAATCACGATCACGACGGCGCATGAGTTGGGCGGCCGTGATCGGGAAACGGGGTCAGCAACGCCAGGGATTATGATTGCGATCGCAGATAACGGAGTCGGCATCCCGCCCGATGTCCAATCCCAAATGTTTGACCCGTTTTTTACCACCCGACCCATTGGCCAAGGCACGGGCTTGGGGCTGGCCCTGAGCTACAAAATCATTGTGGAAAAGCATCGCGGCTCTATTGATTGCCAGTCCACCCCAGCGCAGGGCAGTTGTTTTCGTTTTTGGCTGCCCATCGATCATTCATTATCCGGACTAAAGAGGGTTTAA
- a CDS encoding SAM-dependent methyltransferase, with protein sequence MQSSGAVSDRPDIGYIPTPAAMVTTLLYLARVGPTDVVYDLGCGDGRVLIAAAQRWGTLGVGIELDGALVAKARSQAIAANVAHLVEFRQGNLFDCDLHPATVVFLYLLPHLNLRLRPRLQAHLQPGSRIISRDFDLGDWPPTRTCTAVAEEEPATLYCWEL encoded by the coding sequence TTGCAATCGTCTGGTGCTGTGAGCGATCGCCCTGATATTGGTTATATTCCCACCCCTGCCGCCATGGTGACGACTTTGCTGTACTTAGCGCGGGTGGGGCCGACGGATGTGGTGTATGACTTGGGGTGTGGGGATGGGCGCGTGTTGATCGCAGCGGCCCAACGGTGGGGAACCCTAGGGGTGGGGATTGAATTGGATGGGGCCTTGGTGGCAAAAGCGCGATCGCAGGCGATCGCCGCCAATGTTGCCCATCTCGTCGAGTTCCGCCAGGGTAATCTCTTTGACTGCGACCTCCACCCCGCCACGGTGGTCTTCCTCTACTTGCTCCCCCATCTCAACCTCCGCCTCCGCCCCCGCCTCCAAGCACACCTCCAGCCCGGCAGCCGCATCATCAGCCGCGATTTTGACCTGGGGGATTGGCCGCCGACGCGCACCTGTACCGCCGTAGCGGAGGAAGAACCCGCAACGCTGTACTGCTGGGAACTTTAA
- a CDS encoding NF038130 family PEP-CTERM protein, producing the protein MKNAVQSLLFGASLALGLGAFATTPALAGTLTGASVSGTHLTYGVTGNETFKVANTATNWQTSLDGLGNVELGGNTNTPNTADFNNAITLTGQVDGFDVVISSLTAADWFGAGNATTSYGNDDLANIWFDAAFAAYGITDNGIAQAVSGVAYQTVLGQTGNPVLAQLAATQAAAMAPTTASLFDRFLTSGGFERFSDPNVQSVASNAEGGLDIVLAGHYDATPQLFSFLNSTELAVVATLAGGPIQASELVKVSYKGNSYYQFGFSATQSGVVDPLDNVSHTGNYTLAQAVPAESEPVPEPSLLLGLAVVGGAIASTRRKSA; encoded by the coding sequence ATGAAAAACGCAGTTCAATCTCTTCTTTTCGGTGCATCTTTAGCCTTGGGTTTAGGCGCATTCGCCACCACCCCCGCCTTAGCGGGAACCCTCACCGGCGCGAGCGTCAGTGGGACTCACCTCACCTACGGTGTTACTGGTAATGAAACCTTCAAAGTCGCCAACACCGCTACCAACTGGCAAACGTCCCTCGATGGTTTAGGTAATGTGGAACTGGGCGGCAACACCAACACCCCCAACACCGCCGACTTCAACAATGCCATTACCCTCACCGGCCAAGTGGATGGGTTTGATGTGGTGATCAGCAGCCTCACTGCTGCGGACTGGTTTGGCGCGGGGAATGCCACCACGAGTTACGGCAATGATGATTTAGCCAACATCTGGTTTGATGCCGCCTTTGCGGCCTACGGCATCACGGATAATGGTATTGCTCAGGCCGTGAGTGGTGTTGCTTATCAAACGGTGTTGGGTCAAACGGGTAACCCGGTGTTAGCCCAATTGGCAGCAACCCAAGCCGCAGCAATGGCCCCGACAACGGCTAGCCTGTTCGATCGCTTCTTGACCAGTGGTGGTTTTGAGCGGTTCAGTGATCCCAATGTGCAGTCTGTGGCGAGTAATGCGGAGGGCGGTCTTGATATCGTTCTTGCGGGTCACTACGATGCAACGCCGCAACTCTTTTCATTCTTGAACAGCACGGAATTAGCGGTGGTGGCAACCTTGGCTGGCGGCCCGATCCAAGCCAGCGAGTTGGTGAAGGTGTCCTATAAAGGCAATAGTTACTACCAATTTGGTTTCTCGGCCACGCAATCTGGTGTGGTTGATCCCCTGGATAATGTGTCTCACACGGGGAATTACACCTTGGCCCAAGCGGTTCCGGCGGAATCGGAACCGGTGCCGGAGCCTTCGTTGCTGTTGGGCTTGGCGGTGGTGGGGGGTGCGATCGCTTCCACCCGGCGCAAGTCTGCCTAA
- a CDS encoding RNA-guided endonuclease InsQ/TnpB family protein, whose amino-acid sequence MKTLKFKLYQHKRNRYLKRTINAAGRIYNHCVALHKRYYRMWGKHLNCARLQKHIAKLRKRNPWWLQVGSQAVQDICQRIEKAYQLFFKHNKKGVRLPNFKKTRKYKSFTLKQAGYKFLGGNRVRIGNKVYQYWHSRPIEGKVKTLTIKRTPLGEMWMIVTVDTLSEPEVKTETGQIAGFDFGLKTFLTCSEGFKIDAPLFFKQSLNSVRKASRELSRKQKGSAHRERARLNLSRKHEDIAHRRRDWFWKLAHRLTNQFDVLCFETLNLKAMQRLWGRKVSDLAFREFLQILEWVATKKGKRVVYVDRWFPSSKTCSSCGHILEHLDLETRHWRCPSCSAENDRDENAAMNIKVAGASAIGLGDVRQALPAIAV is encoded by the coding sequence TTGAAAACGCTCAAGTTCAAGCTCTACCAGCATAAGCGGAATAGATACCTCAAGCGGACAATCAATGCCGCAGGGCGTATCTACAACCATTGTGTTGCCCTCCACAAACGGTACTACCGAATGTGGGGCAAGCACTTGAACTGCGCCCGACTGCAAAAACACATCGCCAAGCTTCGGAAACGGAACCCCTGGTGGTTGCAGGTGGGTTCTCAAGCCGTACAGGATATCTGCCAACGAATTGAGAAAGCGTATCAACTGTTCTTCAAACACAACAAAAAAGGCGTTCGCCTGCCAAACTTTAAGAAGACCCGAAAGTACAAATCCTTCACCCTCAAGCAAGCTGGGTACAAATTCCTCGGTGGCAACCGGGTCAGGATTGGGAACAAAGTCTATCAATATTGGCACTCTCGCCCCATTGAGGGCAAGGTCAAAACCCTGACGATTAAGCGGACTCCCCTCGGAGAAATGTGGATGATTGTCACGGTAGATACCCTGTCAGAGCCTGAAGTCAAAACCGAGACAGGTCAAATTGCTGGTTTTGATTTTGGACTTAAGACCTTCTTGACCTGTTCTGAGGGATTCAAGATTGATGCACCCTTGTTCTTCAAGCAGTCACTTAACTCGGTTCGCAAAGCGAGTCGAGAGTTGTCCCGTAAGCAAAAGGGTTCAGCCCATCGGGAACGTGCCCGATTAAACTTATCCCGCAAGCATGAAGATATTGCCCATCGACGGCGGGACTGGTTCTGGAAGTTGGCTCACCGCCTGACGAATCAGTTTGATGTGCTGTGTTTTGAAACCTTGAACCTCAAGGCGATGCAGCGGCTCTGGGGGCGTAAGGTGAGTGATTTGGCGTTTCGGGAGTTTCTGCAAATCCTGGAGTGGGTGGCGACGAAGAAGGGGAAGCGGGTGGTCTATGTTGACCGCTGGTTCCCTTCGAGCAAGACCTGTTCAAGTTGCGGTCATATTTTGGAGCATCTGGATTTAGAGACTCGCCATTGGAGGTGTCCCAGTTGCTCGGCAGAGAATGACCGGGATGAGAATGCGGCGATGAATATTAAAGTGGCTGGGGCTTCAGCCATTGGGTTAGGTGATGTCAGACAGGCGTTGCCTGCTATTGCTGTTTGA
- the gatB gene encoding Asp-tRNA(Asn)/Glu-tRNA(Gln) amidotransferase subunit GatB has product MPATATSTTYEAVIGLETHCQLNTKTKIFSPVSTEFGAPPNTNISPICLGYPGVLPVLNEKVLESAVKTGLALNCQIAPYSKFDRKQYFYPDLPKNYQISQYDLPIAEHGWLEIELVDPVTKAATRKKIGITRLHMEEDAGKLVHAGSDRLSGSTHSLVDFNRAGVPLLEIVSEPDIRTGAEAAEYGQELRRIVRYLGISDGNMQEGSLRCDVNISIRPVGQKEFGTKIEIKNMNSFSAIQKAIDYEIERQTKALEAGEPLYQETRLWEEGSQRTISMRKKEGSSDYRYFPEPDLPPIEVSKEQLEQWRSQLPELPAAKRDRYETDLGLSPYDVRVLTDDHQMTAYFESAIALGADAKQIANWLMGDILGYLNSEKLTIADLALTPATLAELLQLIEDGTISGKIAKDILPELLTTPIDSVAKLVESKGMTQISDLSAIEVMIDELIAANPDKVAQFRAGKTKIQGFFMGQIMKQTSGRADPKLTNQLLVKKLKG; this is encoded by the coding sequence ATGCCAGCAACAGCGACCTCAACGACCTACGAAGCCGTTATCGGCCTAGAAACCCATTGTCAACTCAACACCAAAACCAAAATTTTTAGCCCGGTTTCGACGGAATTTGGTGCGCCGCCGAACACGAACATCTCGCCCATTTGCTTAGGGTATCCGGGTGTTTTGCCGGTACTCAATGAAAAAGTGTTGGAATCTGCCGTCAAAACTGGCTTAGCACTCAATTGCCAAATTGCCCCCTACAGCAAATTTGATCGTAAGCAATATTTTTACCCAGATTTACCCAAAAATTACCAAATTTCTCAATATGACCTACCCATTGCTGAACATGGTTGGTTAGAGATTGAACTCGTCGATCCCGTCACGAAAGCCGCAACCCGCAAAAAAATCGGCATCACGCGCCTGCACATGGAAGAAGATGCGGGCAAGTTAGTCCATGCGGGGAGCGATCGCCTTTCCGGTTCCACTCATTCCCTGGTGGATTTTAACCGGGCAGGGGTTCCCCTCCTCGAAATCGTCTCCGAACCGGATATTCGCACCGGAGCCGAAGCGGCGGAATATGGCCAAGAATTGCGGCGGATTGTGCGCTATCTGGGAATCAGCGACGGCAATATGCAAGAAGGCTCCCTGCGTTGTGATGTGAATATTTCGATTCGGCCCGTGGGTCAAAAAGAATTCGGCACCAAGATTGAGATTAAAAATATGAACTCGTTTAGTGCGATCCAAAAGGCGATCGACTACGAGATCGAACGGCAAACCAAGGCCCTCGAAGCCGGGGAACCCCTCTACCAAGAAACCCGCCTCTGGGAAGAGGGTAGCCAACGCACGATCAGTATGCGTAAAAAAGAAGGGTCAAGCGATTATCGCTATTTTCCGGAGCCGGATTTACCGCCGATTGAGGTGTCCAAAGAACAGTTAGAACAGTGGCGATCGCAACTGCCGGAACTGCCGGCGGCGAAACGCGATCGCTACGAAACCGATCTGGGCCTCTCGCCCTATGATGTACGGGTGCTCACCGATGATCACCAAATGACGGCCTATTTTGAAAGTGCGATCGCCCTTGGGGCCGACGCGAAACAAATCGCCAACTGGCTCATGGGCGACATCCTCGGCTACCTCAACAGCGAAAAACTCACCATTGCCGATCTCGCCCTTACCCCCGCCACCCTCGCCGAACTCCTCCAACTGATCGAGGATGGCACAATCAGCGGCAAAATCGCCAAAGACATCCTGCCGGAACTACTGACCACCCCCATCGATTCCGTCGCGAAACTGGTCGAAAGCAAGGGCATGACCCAAATTTCCGACCTGAGCGCGATCGAAGTGATGATCGACGAATTGATCGCCGCCAACCCCGACAAAGTGGCACAATTCCGCGCCGGCAAAACAAAGATTCAAGGGTTCTTCATGGGTCAAATCATGAAACAAACCAGCGGCCGCGCCGACCCCAAACTCACCAACCAACTCCTAGTCAAAAAGCTCAAGGGCTAA